The region GCCTCACTGGTATGTGTCTCTTTATCGAACGGGTAGCCCCATAACTTAAACATTAAAAAAACAGAGGCATTCGCGAGTCCTAAAAAAATTAGACCCAAGATTGCACTCGTTGAAGTAGACATATCGGATATTCCTTTTTTTAAACTGGTGACAAGCGTGTGATAAGGTTTTATGTAGCGTTGTGGGTGACACTTCCAGAACTGCACTGCGCCGTTGTTGCAGTGCTACTGGCTTTGGCCAAGGTTGGAATCACACCTATGTCTCTAATACGGGACGATTTAGGCGAGAATGATAGGGTGGCTCCATCACGGCGCGTTGACGTTCGTTTGCCCATTCGGGGACCGGATAGGCGGGAACATACGCCATATTGCCTGCTGTGTAGCGCGTCAAGATTGAACGTCTCGGATGCTCGGCAGTCCACCGCAGTGTCCCGTGCGTTACTGCCTCCGTGAAGATCGCCACATCACCGGCTTCACAGACAACCTGTCGGATATGCTCCTGATGCTTCTGATAAAGTCGCATCTCCCGAGGACACGGATAGTTGCTCTTATGGCTCCCTGGAATTACGATTAACCCACCTGCTCCCGGCGGCACGTCGGTTAACTGGAACGTAACGACAGTCAAACCATTATGCATGCGTCCATCACGAAAGATATAATACTGATTCGGGTCAAAACCGGGTCCAGAGGAACCATGAAAAGTATGCCCCTCCGCCCCCTTGTCCATTGAAAGTAGGAACATCTGATGATCCATCCGAAACCCTTTGCCCAATA is a window of Candidatus Poribacteria bacterium DNA encoding:
- a CDS encoding phytanoyl-CoA dioxygenase family protein produces the protein MNAEEKYLFDLNGYLVIKNVLTPEEVALANAAIDKHSDQGRVRPRDQALDGGSPELKGEQGRGELGGMLHWEEPWCNPFRHMLAHPTLIPYLNVILGKGFRMDHQMFLLSMDKGAEGHTFHGSSGPGFDPNQYYIFRDGRMHNGLTVVTFQLTDVPPGAGGLIVIPGSHKSNYPCPREMRLYQKHQEHIRQVVCEAGDVAIFTEAVTHGTLRWTAEHPRRSILTRYTAGNMAYVPAYPVPEWANERQRAVMEPPYHSRLNRPVLET